GAAGGCCACGGTGCCGGGGGCGAGGTCCTCCTCGGCGAGGTGGGCCTGCACGTAGCCGGTGAGCCCCTGCCAGCCGCTGGCGCCCGGCTGGCTCACGGTGGCCACCACGCGGATGCGCGCCTGCTCCCAGGACTGGAAGTCCCGGGCGTAGGCGAAGGCGCTCGGGGTGCGCACCCCGAAGTAGAGCGTCACCCGCCCATAGGCGTCCCGGTTCTGGCGGAGGCTCTCGATGACGGAGCGGATGGCGGAGATGCCCGAGCCGGTGGCGAACAGGAGCAAGTCCCGGCCCCGCGCCTGGTCCAGCGGGAAGCCCCGGCCCGCCGGGCGCGTCACCTCCAGCACGGTGCCCAGGGGCAGCTGGATGAGCGCCTCGGGCAGCGGGCTGCCGGCCTTCACGAGCAAGTCCCACTGCCCGGAGGTGCCTGGGGCCGAGGCGATGGCGAACACCCCCTCCTCATGGCCCGGCAGGCGCACCCAGGTGTACTGGCCGGGGCGCTGGTGGGCCTGGGCCAGGGGCGTGCGGGACACGTCGAGGGTCAGGTCCGTGAGCCCATCCGCGGCGAGCGCGCGGGCCGTGAGGGTGGCGGGGTACCAATCCATGTTCCCCCCCTTAACCCACGCGCCAGCGCCGTGCAGCCCTGGTAGCGTGGGGGAGGTGAAGAGCGTTCTGTGGATTCTGCTGTTTCTTCTGGGGCTGGCCGGCGTGCTGCTGCCGGTGGCCTACCTCTACAACGCGAGCAAGCTGCCACAGCTGGACAGCGAATACGACGTCGAGAAGCTGCTCAAGAACAGCATCGAAGGCGAGCGGATGAGCCTGGTGGTGGGCTTGATGGTGAAGCCGGACCGGCCCATCACCTTCACGCGCCCGGACTTCGCCCGGCTGCCGAAGGACCTGGTGGCGCTCTACATCACCCAGATGGGGTGCCCCACCTACTTCCAGACGCCGCGCGAGGACGGGGTGGCGTGGGCGTGGCGGCTGCTGCTGGGCGTGACGGTGAATGCCCGGCCCGGCGGGGATGGCCGGTGTGAGCGGCTGCTGGCCGCGCGCATCGCGCTGAAGCTGGGGGTGAACGAGTCGCTGCCCCTGGCGGTGGCCATCAACAAGATTCACGCCTCGCTCCAGAAGGACCAGCTCATCGCCTACGACCTGGCCATCATCAGCTTCGAGCGGGGCGTGGTGGGCGTGGAGGACGTGGCCTACAAGCTGTTTGGCAAGGAGCTGGACCGGTTGCAACTGGCCGAGCTCGCGGAGCTGCAACTGGCGCTGCCGCCGCACAACTATTACGGCGCCCTGAAGCGGTGCCAGAACGCCGCCATCATCAAGCAGAACCGCGACTACATGCTCACGCAGCTCGTGGAGCTGGACCTGCTCACTGATGAGAAGGCGCGCAACGCCATCGCCCAGCCGGTGACGTGCATGCAGCGCCGGTGAGGCGGCGCGGCTAGTTGCGCTTCAGGTAGGTCTTATCGATCATATCGAGCATCTTGAAGACTTGGGCGCGGATCTCGGGATCGCCGGAGGCCTGCTGCGCCATCTCGCGCACGTGCGTGAGCCGGGCGCGGGCCTGGGTGATGTCCTGTCCCGCCGCGGCGCGGGATTCCAGCTCCCGCTCCATCAGGTCGATGCTCTTGATCAAGTCCTTCTGAGACGGACCGGAGGCCTTGG
This window of the Stigmatella aurantiaca genome carries:
- a CDS encoding NAD-binding oxidoreductase → MDWYPATLTARALAADGLTDLTLDVSRTPLAQAHQRPGQYTWVRLPGHEEGVFAIASAPGTSGQWDLLVKAGSPLPEALIQLPLGTVLEVTRPAGRGFPLDQARGRDLLLFATGSGISAIRSVIESLRQNRDAYGRVTLYFGVRTPSAFAYARDFQSWEQARIRVVATVSQPGASGWQGLTGYVQAHLAEEDLAPGTVAFLCGQKEMLQTVVETLKARGLAAADIHQNV
- a CDS encoding transglycosylase domain-containing protein; this encodes MKSVLWILLFLLGLAGVLLPVAYLYNASKLPQLDSEYDVEKLLKNSIEGERMSLVVGLMVKPDRPITFTRPDFARLPKDLVALYITQMGCPTYFQTPREDGVAWAWRLLLGVTVNARPGGDGRCERLLAARIALKLGVNESLPLAVAINKIHASLQKDQLIAYDLAIISFERGVVGVEDVAYKLFGKELDRLQLAELAELQLALPPHNYYGALKRCQNAAIIKQNRDYMLTQLVELDLLTDEKARNAIAQPVTCMQRR